One segment of Leptospirillum ferrooxidans C2-3 DNA contains the following:
- a CDS encoding glycosyltransferase family 9 protein has product MIVSDNTPGHCGSPETIIVLALSRMGDIYQLYPSILSLREKSPSARIFLVIYKEFAEAMAPFSAIDGILLIDGSGLKKRVLSGEDPVTLYQSFSLMVGAINELSPDLLINLTPNRIGAMLGYLVNAREKRGLSMTGDGYRTHLSPWILYLSTFVKNRLFNDLNLVDLFKKIAGVGASKDEEKALRDLPEVSHKEVEDLLRFRGIDPGTPIIAMATGASVEIKRWPVESFSRVCQRLLELLPTHRIVLLGSGSEDAARNQHILKSAGGRLGGRILDLTDATSVMTLSALLSRVEILLSNDTGTMHVAALFGTPSVCLSFSQLFHPETAPALEGNVVVSSNRACAPCSPSALCNNPVCREDLEAELVSSVIVTRLGHMRRPDREDWESLHQDLGALSTAGRSLVSLARRDELGEIHFVASGDFPVDVGAVLRPVYRVLWHRVLSGEKAGDPVPIHWPFPLSEQAREMRKALERLADCSSEGVFLTGGDAGLSGEEWAMRIESVDRNIRETGEAFPPVGPLTTMFFLEKESIGIRDPFLWKLLVEETRKTYIRLNERVSWLLDCQGPVGGNPSISSSGGEAELRQGERFFHSAAV; this is encoded by the coding sequence GCCGTTTTCGGCGATCGACGGAATATTGCTGATCGATGGAAGCGGTCTCAAAAAACGGGTTCTGTCGGGAGAGGATCCTGTCACTCTTTATCAAAGTTTTTCCCTGATGGTGGGGGCAATCAACGAACTCTCTCCAGATCTTCTGATCAACCTGACACCGAACCGGATCGGAGCGATGCTCGGTTATCTTGTCAATGCCCGGGAGAAGAGGGGGCTTTCGATGACAGGGGATGGGTACCGGACCCATCTTTCTCCATGGATTCTCTACCTGTCGACATTTGTCAAAAATCGTCTCTTCAATGATCTGAATCTGGTCGATCTCTTTAAAAAGATTGCAGGTGTCGGCGCGTCAAAGGATGAGGAAAAAGCCTTGAGGGATCTCCCGGAAGTCTCCCATAAGGAGGTGGAGGATCTGCTCCGCTTCAGGGGAATCGATCCGGGAACGCCGATCATTGCCATGGCCACAGGGGCTTCTGTCGAAATCAAGCGCTGGCCGGTGGAGTCTTTCTCCCGGGTCTGTCAAAGGCTTCTTGAGCTCTTGCCGACCCACCGGATCGTTCTTTTGGGCTCAGGGTCGGAGGACGCCGCCAGGAATCAGCACATCCTGAAAAGTGCGGGTGGCCGCTTGGGGGGAAGAATCCTGGACTTGACCGATGCGACTTCTGTCATGACCCTTTCAGCGCTTCTTTCAAGAGTGGAGATCCTGCTTTCGAACGATACGGGAACGATGCATGTCGCCGCCCTGTTCGGCACACCGTCGGTATGTTTGTCCTTTTCCCAGCTTTTTCACCCGGAAACGGCCCCGGCCCTGGAGGGCAACGTGGTCGTTTCCTCAAACAGGGCCTGCGCGCCATGCTCTCCATCGGCACTTTGCAATAACCCGGTCTGCAGGGAGGATCTTGAGGCTGAACTGGTCTCGTCTGTGATCGTGACCCGTCTCGGCCATATGCGCCGCCCGGACAGGGAGGACTGGGAGTCACTCCATCAAGATCTTGGGGCCCTTTCCACCGCCGGTCGTTCTCTTGTGAGTCTTGCGAGGAGGGATGAGCTCGGAGAGATTCATTTTGTGGCGTCCGGAGATTTTCCAGTCGACGTCGGCGCGGTTTTGAGGCCTGTCTACAGGGTGTTGTGGCACCGGGTCCTTTCAGGGGAAAAGGCGGGTGATCCTGTTCCGATCCACTGGCCTTTTCCCCTTTCGGAGCAAGCCAGGGAGATGCGGAAAGCTCTGGAAAGGCTTGCGGATTGCTCTTCCGAAGGTGTTTTCCTGACAGGCGGCGACGCTGGTCTGTCGGGGGAAGAATGGGCGATGAGGATTGAGTCCGTTGACAGGAATATACGGGAAACGGGAGAGGCGTTTCCTCCGGTTGGTCCACTGACCACGATGTTTTTTCTGGAAAAGGAATCGATCGGGATCAGGGATCCGTTTCTTTGGAAACTTCTGGTGGAAGAAACCCGGAAGACCTACATTCGCCTGAACGAACGGGTTTCCTGGCTTCTGGACTGCCAGGGTCCGGTCGGAGGCAATCCTTCCATTTCCTCTTCGGGGGGAGAGGCCGAACTGCGTCAAGGAGAGCGTTTTTTTCATTCGGCAGCGGTGTAG